A portion of the Oncorhynchus nerka isolate Pitt River linkage group LG27, Oner_Uvic_2.0, whole genome shotgun sequence genome contains these proteins:
- the spinb gene encoding spindlin b, whose protein sequence is MKTPFGKRPGQRPRADGGNIGVSANMMKKKNSHKKQKNNVGPSKPIAQPRRNIVGCRITHQWKEDSKVSQWKGTVLDQVPVNPSLYLIKYDGFDCIYGLELHKDERVQGLEVLPDRVAPARVSDSQLAETMIGKAVEHMFEQDEGPKEEWRGMVLAQAPIMNTWFYITYEKDPVLYMYQLLDDYKEGDLRIMPDSNDSPPAEREPGEVVDSLVGKQVEYAKEDGGKRTGMVIHQVEAKPSVYFIKFDDDFHIYVYDLVKTS, encoded by the exons ATGAAGACCCCATTTGGGAAGAGGCCAGGCCAGCGCCCCAGAGCTGATGGGG GGAATATTGGGGTATCTGCAAATATGATGAAGAAGAAAAATTCCCACAA GAAGCAAAAGAATAATGTTGGTCCAAGCAAGCCTATTGCCCAACCCAGACGAAACATAGTGGGTTGCAGGATAACACACCAGTGGAAGGAAGACTCCAAGGTTTCCCAGTGGAAAGGAACAGTTCTCGACCAAGTCCCtgttaacccctctctctacctaatCAAGTATGATGGATTTGACTGCATCTATGGACTTGAGCTTCACAAAGATGAGCGGGTGCAAGGCCTGGAGGTTTTACCAGACCGAGTTG CTCCAGCTCGTGTCAGCGATTCCCAGCTAGCAGAAACCATGATAGGTAAAGCAGTGGAGCACATGTTTGAGCAAGATGAAGGACcaaaggaggagtggaggggcatGGTGCTAGCACAGGCTCCCATTATGAACACATGGTTCTACATCACTTACGAAAAGGACCCTGTTTTGTACATGTACCAACTCTTGGATGACTACAAAGAGGGGGATCTCCGGATAATGCCTGATTCAA ATGACTCGcctccagcagagagagagcctGGAGAAGTGGTGGATAGCCTTGTTGGCAAACAAGTGGAGTATGCCAAAGAGGATGGCGGCAAAAGGACTGGCATGGTTATCCATCAGGTTGAAGCCAAACCCTCTGTTTATTTCATCAAGTTTGATGATGACTTTCACATCTACGTCTACGATTTAGTAAAAACGTCTTAG
- the mfsd14bb gene encoding hippocampus abundant transcript 1 protein isoform X1: protein MLVRNMRDGTPHTTGRAKVSHAVVVIFLEFFAWGLLTTPMLTVLHETFPQHTFLMNGLIQGVKGLLSFLSAPLIGALSDVWGRKSFLLVTVFFTCAPIPLMRISPWWYFAMISVSGVFAVTFSVIFAYVADITEEHERSTAYGLVSATFAASLVTSPAIGAYLSANYGDSLVVLVATIIAVVDIAFVLLVVPESLPDKMRLTSWGSPISWEQADPFASLRRVGKDPTVLLICVTVFLSYLPEAGQYSSFFLYLRQVIEFSPAAIAAFIAMVGILSIIAQTLLLTYFMRTIGNKNTVLLGLGFQLFQLAWYGFGSEPWMMWAAGTVAAMSSITFPAVSALVSRIAASDQQGCVQGMITGIRGLCNGLGPALYGFIFFLFNVELNELDPITGRNKSTSQEPSEKPTIPGPPFLFGACLVLLALLVAIFIPDHHSMAVKTYTDTRKISTSNNLQSLNPLPASEEDIEPLLQDSSM, encoded by the exons ATGTTGGTTCGAAACATGAGAGATGGGACCCCT CACACCACCGGCCGTGCCAAGGTGTCCCATGCAGTTGTGGTCATCTTTCTAGAGTTCTTTGCTTGGGGGCTGCTTACAACACCAATGCTGACT gttCTTCATGAAACATTCCCCCAGCACACATTTCTCATGAATGGTCTGATTCAAGGTGTTAAG GGGTTGCTGTCTTTCCTGAGTGCCCCTCTGATAGGTGCCTTATCAGATGTTTGGGGCAGGAAGTCCTTCCTGCTGGTTACAGTGTTCTTCACCTGTGCCCCAATCCCCCTAATGAGGATAAGCCCATG GTGGTATTTTGCCATGATATCAGTCTCTGGTGTCTTCGCTGTGACTTTCTCTGTAATATTTGCATATGTTGCTGACATCACTGAAGAACATGAAAGAAGCACCGCATATGGACTG GTGTCAGCAACGTTTGCCGCCAGTTTGGTCACGAGTCCCGCCATCGGTGCCTACCTTTCTGCAAATTACGGCGACAGTTTGGTGGTGCTAGTGGCCACTATCATCGCAGTGGTGGATATCGCCTTTGTCCTTTTGGTTGTGCCAGAATCTCTCCCAGACAAAATGAGACTGACGTCCTGGGGGTCGCCTATCTCCTGGGAGCAAGCTGACCCCTTTGCT TCTCTTAGGCGAGTGGGAAAGGACCCGACAGTGTTGCTTATATGTGTCACAGTGTTCCTGTCCTACTTGCCAGAGGCAGGCCAGTACTCCAGTTTCTTCCTCTACCTGCGACAG GTTATTGAATTCTCGCCTGCGGCAATTGCTGCTTTTATAGCAATGGTCGGGATCCTCTCTATTATCGCTCAG ACATTGCTCTTAACCTATTTTATGAGAACTATTGGAAATAAAAACACAGTGTTACTTGGACTGGGGTTTCAGCTGTTCCAGTTAGCCTGGTATGGCTTTGGATCAGAACCATG GATGATGTGGGCTGCGGGTACAGTCGCAGCCATGTCCAGTATCACCTTCCCTGCAGTCAGTGCTTTGGTGTCCCGGATAGCAGCCTCTGATCAGCAAG GATGTGTCCAGGGAATGATTACGGGTATCAGAGGCCTATGCAATGGGCTGGGTCCAGCTCTGTACGGCTTCATATTCTTCCTGTTCAACGTGGAGCTGAACGAGCTTGACCCTATAACAGGAAGAAACAAAAGCACATCTCAGGAGCCCAGTGAG AAACCGACCATTCCCGGTCCGCCCTTCCTGTTCGGAGCCTGTTTAGTGTTGCTGGCTCTCCTTGTGGCCATCTTCATCCCTGACCACCACAGTATGGCAGTGAAGACCTACACGGACACGCGCAAAATCAGCACCAGCAACAACCTCCAGAGTTTAAACCCCCTGCCTGCCAGCGAAGAGGACATAGAGCCTCTCCTGCAGGACAGCAGCATGTGA
- the mfsd14bb gene encoding hippocampus abundant transcript 1 protein isoform X2: MNRVHMTHTTGRAKVSHAVVVIFLEFFAWGLLTTPMLTVLHETFPQHTFLMNGLIQGVKGLLSFLSAPLIGALSDVWGRKSFLLVTVFFTCAPIPLMRISPWWYFAMISVSGVFAVTFSVIFAYVADITEEHERSTAYGLVSATFAASLVTSPAIGAYLSANYGDSLVVLVATIIAVVDIAFVLLVVPESLPDKMRLTSWGSPISWEQADPFASLRRVGKDPTVLLICVTVFLSYLPEAGQYSSFFLYLRQVIEFSPAAIAAFIAMVGILSIIAQTLLLTYFMRTIGNKNTVLLGLGFQLFQLAWYGFGSEPWMMWAAGTVAAMSSITFPAVSALVSRIAASDQQGCVQGMITGIRGLCNGLGPALYGFIFFLFNVELNELDPITGRNKSTSQEPSEKPTIPGPPFLFGACLVLLALLVAIFIPDHHSMAVKTYTDTRKISTSNNLQSLNPLPASEEDIEPLLQDSSM, encoded by the exons ATGAACAGGGTACACATGACA CACACCACCGGCCGTGCCAAGGTGTCCCATGCAGTTGTGGTCATCTTTCTAGAGTTCTTTGCTTGGGGGCTGCTTACAACACCAATGCTGACT gttCTTCATGAAACATTCCCCCAGCACACATTTCTCATGAATGGTCTGATTCAAGGTGTTAAG GGGTTGCTGTCTTTCCTGAGTGCCCCTCTGATAGGTGCCTTATCAGATGTTTGGGGCAGGAAGTCCTTCCTGCTGGTTACAGTGTTCTTCACCTGTGCCCCAATCCCCCTAATGAGGATAAGCCCATG GTGGTATTTTGCCATGATATCAGTCTCTGGTGTCTTCGCTGTGACTTTCTCTGTAATATTTGCATATGTTGCTGACATCACTGAAGAACATGAAAGAAGCACCGCATATGGACTG GTGTCAGCAACGTTTGCCGCCAGTTTGGTCACGAGTCCCGCCATCGGTGCCTACCTTTCTGCAAATTACGGCGACAGTTTGGTGGTGCTAGTGGCCACTATCATCGCAGTGGTGGATATCGCCTTTGTCCTTTTGGTTGTGCCAGAATCTCTCCCAGACAAAATGAGACTGACGTCCTGGGGGTCGCCTATCTCCTGGGAGCAAGCTGACCCCTTTGCT TCTCTTAGGCGAGTGGGAAAGGACCCGACAGTGTTGCTTATATGTGTCACAGTGTTCCTGTCCTACTTGCCAGAGGCAGGCCAGTACTCCAGTTTCTTCCTCTACCTGCGACAG GTTATTGAATTCTCGCCTGCGGCAATTGCTGCTTTTATAGCAATGGTCGGGATCCTCTCTATTATCGCTCAG ACATTGCTCTTAACCTATTTTATGAGAACTATTGGAAATAAAAACACAGTGTTACTTGGACTGGGGTTTCAGCTGTTCCAGTTAGCCTGGTATGGCTTTGGATCAGAACCATG GATGATGTGGGCTGCGGGTACAGTCGCAGCCATGTCCAGTATCACCTTCCCTGCAGTCAGTGCTTTGGTGTCCCGGATAGCAGCCTCTGATCAGCAAG GATGTGTCCAGGGAATGATTACGGGTATCAGAGGCCTATGCAATGGGCTGGGTCCAGCTCTGTACGGCTTCATATTCTTCCTGTTCAACGTGGAGCTGAACGAGCTTGACCCTATAACAGGAAGAAACAAAAGCACATCTCAGGAGCCCAGTGAG AAACCGACCATTCCCGGTCCGCCCTTCCTGTTCGGAGCCTGTTTAGTGTTGCTGGCTCTCCTTGTGGCCATCTTCATCCCTGACCACCACAGTATGGCAGTGAAGACCTACACGGACACGCGCAAAATCAGCACCAGCAACAACCTCCAGAGTTTAAACCCCCTGCCTGCCAGCGAAGAGGACATAGAGCCTCTCCTGCAGGACAGCAGCATGTGA